One Camelina sativa cultivar DH55 chromosome 3, Cs, whole genome shotgun sequence genomic window carries:
- the LOC109124732 gene encoding 3beta-hydroxysteroid-dehydrogenase/decarboxylase-like isoform X1 produces the protein MVMEVTETERWCVVTGGRGFAARHLVEMLIRYEMFHVRIADLAPAIHLEPHEETGLLGEAIRSGRVQYVSADLRNKSQVVKGFEGAEVVFHMAAPDSSINNHQLHYSVNVQGTTNVVDACIEVGVKRLIYTSSPSVVFDGVHGTLNADESMPYPPKHNDSYSATKAEGEALILKANGRNGLLTCCIRPSSIFGPGDKLMVPSLVTAARAGKSKFIIGDGSNFYDFTYVENVVHAHVCAERALASGGEVCAKAAGQAYFITNMEPIKFWEFMSQLLEGLGYERPSIKIPAIIMMPIAHLVELVYKLLRPYGMKVPVLTPSRVRLLSCNRTFDSSKAKDRLGYAPVVPLQEGIKRTIDSFSHLAAQNQPKTEVTDTIQWKKQTLIAIVILITLYHNFVATEGSSSVIIIVLSKVLLVSSMFLFIHGMLPEKMKLLGSKKKA, from the exons atggTGATGGAAGTTACGGAGACTGAGCGATGGTGCGTCGTTACCGGTGGTAGAGGATTCGCCGCAAGGCATCTTGTGGAAATGCTCATACGTTACGAGATGTTCCACGTCCGCATCGCCGATTTAGCTCCGGCGATACATCTCGAGCCTCACGAGGAGACTGGACTTCTCGGTGAAGCGATTAGATCCGGTCGAGTTCAGTACGTCTCTGCTGATCTCCGGAACAAATCTCAAGTTGTCAAAG GTTTTGAGGGAGCAGAAGTGGTGTTTCATATGGCAGCTCCAGATTCATCGATTAACAATCACCAGCTTCATTACTCAGTTAATGTTCAAG GGACTACAAATGTTGTTGATGCTTGTATTGAGGTTGGAGTAAAGAGGCTCATCTACACTAGCTCTCCAAGTGTCGTGTTTGACGGAGTCCATGGTACTTTGAATGCCGATGAATCAATGCCTTACCCACCCAAG CATAATGACTCATATTCAGCTACTAAAGCTGAAGGGGAAGCTTTGATCTTGAAAGCAAATGGAAGAAATGGACTACTCACTTGTTGCATTCGTCCTAGCAGCATATTTGGTCCTGGTGATAAATTAATGGTTCCATCGCTTGTTACTGCTGCCAGAGCTGGGAAATCCAAG TTCATAATAGGTGATGGGAGTAACTTCTATGATTTCACTTATGTTGAAAATGTTGTGCACGCCCATGTCTGTGCTGAGCGAGCACTAGCGTCAGGAGGAGAAGTATGTGCAAAAGCTGCAGGCCAG GCATACTTCATTACCAACATGGAGCCAATTAAATTTTGGGAGTTTATGTCACAGCTTCTTGAAGGACTTGGTTATGAGAG GCCAAGTATAAAGATACCTGCAATTATAATGATGCCAATAGCACATCTTGTGGAACTGGTATATAAATTACTGAGACCATATGGGATGAAAGTACCAGTGCTAACACCTTCTAGAGTAAGGCTACTCTCTTGCAACAGAACTTTTGATTCTTCAAAAGCAAAGGATCGTTTAGGCTATGCTCCTGTTGTCCCACTTCAG GAAGGTATAAAGAGGACAATAGATTCGTTCTCACACTTGGCAGCTCAAAATCAACCCAAAACAGAAG TTACTGATACAATTCAATGGAAAAAGCAGACTCTCATTGCCATAGTCATTCTGATTACTCTCTATCATAACTTTGTTGCAACCGAGGGATCTTCTTCTGTCATAATAATTGTTCTTTCCAAGGTTTTGTTGGTATCATCAATGTTTTTGTTCATCCATGGCATGTTACCAGAAAAAATGAAGTTGCTCGGGAGCAAGAAGAAAGCCTAA
- the LOC109124732 gene encoding 3beta-hydroxysteroid-dehydrogenase/decarboxylase-like isoform X2, with product MVMEVTETERWCVVTGGRGFAARHLVEMLIRYEMFHVRIADLAPAIHLEPHEETGLLGEAIRSGRVQYVSADLRNKSQVVKGFEGAEVVFHMAAPDSSINNHQLHYSVNVQGTTNVVDACIEVGVKRLIYTSSPSVVFDGVHGTLNADESMPYPPKHNDSYSATKAEGEALILKANGRNGLLTCCIRPSSIFGPGDKLMVPSLVTAARAGKSKFIIGDGSNFYDFTYVENVVHAHVCAERALASGGEVCAKAAGQAYFITNMEPIKFWEFMSQLLEGLGYERPSIKIPAIIMMPIAHLVELVYKLLRPYGMKVPVLTPSRVRLLSCNRTFDSSKAKDRLGYAPVVPLQEGIKRTIDSFSHLAAQNQPKTEEKMKLLGSKKKA from the exons atggTGATGGAAGTTACGGAGACTGAGCGATGGTGCGTCGTTACCGGTGGTAGAGGATTCGCCGCAAGGCATCTTGTGGAAATGCTCATACGTTACGAGATGTTCCACGTCCGCATCGCCGATTTAGCTCCGGCGATACATCTCGAGCCTCACGAGGAGACTGGACTTCTCGGTGAAGCGATTAGATCCGGTCGAGTTCAGTACGTCTCTGCTGATCTCCGGAACAAATCTCAAGTTGTCAAAG GTTTTGAGGGAGCAGAAGTGGTGTTTCATATGGCAGCTCCAGATTCATCGATTAACAATCACCAGCTTCATTACTCAGTTAATGTTCAAG GGACTACAAATGTTGTTGATGCTTGTATTGAGGTTGGAGTAAAGAGGCTCATCTACACTAGCTCTCCAAGTGTCGTGTTTGACGGAGTCCATGGTACTTTGAATGCCGATGAATCAATGCCTTACCCACCCAAG CATAATGACTCATATTCAGCTACTAAAGCTGAAGGGGAAGCTTTGATCTTGAAAGCAAATGGAAGAAATGGACTACTCACTTGTTGCATTCGTCCTAGCAGCATATTTGGTCCTGGTGATAAATTAATGGTTCCATCGCTTGTTACTGCTGCCAGAGCTGGGAAATCCAAG TTCATAATAGGTGATGGGAGTAACTTCTATGATTTCACTTATGTTGAAAATGTTGTGCACGCCCATGTCTGTGCTGAGCGAGCACTAGCGTCAGGAGGAGAAGTATGTGCAAAAGCTGCAGGCCAG GCATACTTCATTACCAACATGGAGCCAATTAAATTTTGGGAGTTTATGTCACAGCTTCTTGAAGGACTTGGTTATGAGAG GCCAAGTATAAAGATACCTGCAATTATAATGATGCCAATAGCACATCTTGTGGAACTGGTATATAAATTACTGAGACCATATGGGATGAAAGTACCAGTGCTAACACCTTCTAGAGTAAGGCTACTCTCTTGCAACAGAACTTTTGATTCTTCAAAAGCAAAGGATCGTTTAGGCTATGCTCCTGTTGTCCCACTTCAG GAAGGTATAAAGAGGACAATAGATTCGTTCTCACACTTGGCAGCTCAAAATCAACCCAAAACAGAAG AAAAAATGAAGTTGCTCGGGAGCAAGAAGAAAGCCTAA